A genomic window from Sphingobacteriales bacterium includes:
- a CDS encoding MBL fold metallo-hydrolase, whose translation MKSTFKYNPQLPFIRNDIKGNLYIDGEYVFLEAKERLPYERLLKWMTTPNPQRKEKKQDLFAPEVIYTNVFLESVQDKIVWLGHSSFYIQLNGKKILTDPVFHDLTPLLRRKHALPCSIHNFKNIDYILLSHGHRDHLDIPSLKKLARINPDIEVLCPLGFKKILQSTGIRKLQEAAWWQQYDTPQLDITFLPAKHWNRRLITDYNKTLWGSFALRHHSKSIYFAGDTGYAHHFKEINSHFPSFDVCLMPIGAYKPKFIMEWAHTSPEEAIQAFHELKGKTFIPMHYGTFDLSDEPASEPKNIVQEFKQQNKLNGELAILKVGQEFHL comes from the coding sequence ATGAAAAGTACTTTTAAATACAATCCTCAACTGCCATTTATCAGAAATGATATCAAAGGCAATCTTTATATAGATGGTGAATATGTCTTTCTCGAAGCAAAAGAAAGGCTGCCCTATGAACGGTTATTGAAATGGATGACCACACCTAATCCTCAGCGAAAGGAGAAGAAACAGGATTTATTTGCACCTGAGGTGATTTATACTAATGTTTTCTTAGAATCCGTACAGGATAAAATAGTATGGCTGGGACATTCCTCCTTTTACATCCAGCTAAATGGAAAGAAAATCCTGACCGATCCTGTATTTCATGACCTTACTCCCCTCCTTAGGCGAAAACATGCACTGCCCTGCTCCATACATAATTTTAAAAACATTGATTACATCCTCTTGTCACACGGGCACAGAGACCATCTGGATATACCGTCACTAAAGAAATTAGCCCGAATAAATCCCGATATCGAAGTACTATGCCCGCTGGGATTTAAAAAAATACTACAATCCACCGGAATCAGAAAACTACAGGAAGCAGCCTGGTGGCAGCAATATGATACGCCTCAGCTGGATATTACCTTCTTACCGGCAAAACATTGGAACCGGCGACTCATTACGGACTACAACAAAACCCTTTGGGGGAGTTTTGCCCTCCGGCATCATTCGAAAAGCATATATTTCGCAGGTGATACAGGCTATGCGCATCATTTTAAAGAAATCAATTCCCATTTCCCTTCATTTGATGTCTGCCTGATGCCGATAGGTGCCTACAAACCCAAATTCATTATGGAGTGGGCACATACTTCGCCGGAAGAAGCCATACAGGCATTCCATGAATTAAAAGGTAAGACGTTCATCCCCATGCATTATGGTACCTTTGATTTGAGCGATGAACCGGCATCCGAGCCGAAAAACATCGTCCAAGAATTTAAGCAGCAGAATAAGCTCAACGGTGAGTTGGCGATTCTAAAAGTGGGGCAAGAATTCCATTTGTAA
- a CDS encoding 2Fe-2S iron-sulfur cluster binding domain-containing protein, which produces MGYSVKVILDGLDHEITVNEGETILEAAINANLDPPYACRVAACCSCKAKLLEGKVEMDDDEPLTEEEIEEGFILTCQSHPKTSRVVVSYDEG; this is translated from the coding sequence ATGGGATATTCGGTAAAAGTAATATTAGACGGTCTTGACCACGAAATAACAGTCAATGAGGGTGAAACGATCCTGGAAGCAGCCATCAATGCAAATTTAGACCCCCCATATGCCTGCAGGGTGGCGGCGTGCTGCAGCTGTAAGGCCAAATTACTGGAAGGTAAAGTCGAGATGGATGATGATGAACCGCTGACAGAAGAAGAGATAGAAGAAGGATTTATCCTGACTTGTCAGTCACATCCCAAGACATCCCGTGTTGTCGTCAGTTATGATGAAGGATAG
- a CDS encoding amidohydrolase family protein has product MSNTTIIRNGLYFDGTGAKGRQKDVVIKDNKIDAVLDKAPPIEGAIEIDAAGHWVTPGLLDIHAHYDAELEVMPALEESVRHGVTTVIIGNCSLSAALGKDKEIVDLFARVENIPAKVLSDWIVGNIKWKNVREYYEHLDTLPVGPNIASFLGHSNVRMDVMGLDRSFMQKNATEEELLKMEKIVEEAMDAGYLGLSIDMLPFHRWAGVYSEKYLGLSVPSQRAAKSEYFRLSNVLRKRNRVLQITPNAVDKTSFLTITRLSQGGIFKKSLKTTIVAALDLKSNEKIYNLLKLLGFIGNDILRANMKFQTLSVPFLNFGDGPVTPLFEEFPSMIKAIGMHEEERKKLFRNPEFRKQFVKEWNHKAASVFPKALKEMWVVNSPDASHIGKNFEKIAADAGKEPVEHFMDLLAEYDTHIRWKCETSNHRESVRMELLTSKHCFPGFNDSGAHNLNMAFHDGGLHLLKQALRHPDLMPIERAIHRITKEAADFLGIDAGDISVGKRADLVIIDPTRFETDLNTDPIEDYHEKFEGTYRLIKRSGKVVKHVFINGTEAYSNNGTVGFHEDLGKKKIFGQLLRSNWN; this is encoded by the coding sequence ATGAGCAACACGACTATCATCCGGAATGGTTTATATTTTGACGGTACCGGCGCCAAAGGCCGGCAAAAAGATGTTGTCATAAAAGACAACAAAATAGATGCTGTTTTGGACAAGGCCCCGCCCATTGAAGGCGCAATTGAAATTGATGCAGCCGGGCATTGGGTAACCCCCGGCTTACTGGATATACACGCCCATTACGATGCAGAACTGGAAGTAATGCCGGCATTGGAGGAATCTGTCAGACACGGCGTTACTACTGTCATCATCGGAAACTGTTCCTTATCCGCAGCTTTAGGGAAAGACAAGGAGATTGTAGACCTGTTTGCCCGCGTAGAAAATATACCGGCTAAAGTATTGAGCGACTGGATAGTCGGAAACATCAAATGGAAAAATGTCAGGGAATATTATGAGCATTTAGATACCCTTCCGGTGGGGCCTAATATCGCCTCCTTCCTTGGACATTCCAATGTCAGAATGGATGTGATGGGATTGGACAGAAGTTTTATGCAAAAAAATGCGACGGAAGAAGAGTTGCTGAAGATGGAAAAAATCGTGGAGGAAGCGATGGATGCCGGCTATTTAGGCTTATCCATTGATATGCTGCCATTCCATAGATGGGCAGGGGTATATAGCGAGAAATACTTAGGACTCTCTGTTCCTTCTCAACGGGCGGCAAAATCAGAATACTTCAGGCTTTCCAATGTACTGCGCAAACGAAACCGGGTGCTGCAGATTACACCAAATGCTGTTGACAAAACCTCTTTTCTGACCATCACCCGTTTGAGCCAGGGTGGAATTTTTAAAAAGAGTTTGAAAACCACCATCGTGGCGGCACTGGATCTAAAATCCAACGAGAAAATATACAACCTGTTGAAACTGCTCGGATTCATCGGCAACGATATATTAAGAGCCAATATGAAGTTCCAGACCTTATCGGTTCCATTTCTTAATTTCGGTGATGGGCCGGTAACTCCGCTGTTTGAAGAGTTTCCGTCGATGATAAAAGCCATCGGCATGCACGAAGAGGAGCGCAAAAAATTATTCCGGAATCCTGAATTCCGTAAACAGTTCGTCAAAGAGTGGAATCATAAGGCTGCATCCGTATTTCCAAAAGCATTGAAAGAGATGTGGGTGGTAAACTCACCGGACGCATCACATATCGGAAAAAATTTCGAAAAGATTGCTGCGGATGCCGGTAAAGAACCCGTAGAACATTTCATGGATTTACTGGCGGAATACGATACCCACATCCGATGGAAATGCGAAACTTCCAATCATCGCGAATCGGTACGGATGGAATTGCTGACGAGCAAGCACTGCTTCCCGGGCTTCAATGATTCGGGAGCACACAACCTAAACATGGCCTTCCACGACGGTGGTTTGCATTTATTAAAACAGGCGCTCCGACATCCTGATCTGATGCCGATTGAGCGGGCCATCCACCGCATTACAAAAGAAGCGGCTGACTTCCTCGGAATTGATGCCGGCGACATATCTGTGGGCAAACGGGCAGACCTGGTGATTATTGATCCAACCAGATTCGAAACGGATTTGAATACCGACCCTATTGAAGATTATCACGAAAAATTCGAAGGCACTTACCGCTTAATCAAACGCTCGGGCAAGGTGGTGAAACATGTTTTCATCAATGGAACAGAAGCGTACAGCAATAATGGAACCGTAGGATTCCATGAAGACCTCGGAAAGAAAAAGATATTCGGACAATTACTGCGCAGCAACTGGAATTAG
- the gyrA gene encoding DNA gyrase subunit A, producing MSEELEEEKRSRVIPINIEDEMKSAYIDYSMSVIVSRALPDVRDGLKPVHRRVLFGMSELGMTSNKPYKKSARIVGEVLGKYHPHGDSSVYDTMVRMAQEWSLRYPLIDGQGNFGSIDGDPPAAMRYTEARLKKIAEDMLEDLHKETVDFQLNFDDSLEEPTVMPTRIPQLLVNGASGIAVGMATNILPHNLTEVIDGINAYIENRDITIDELMQYVKAPDFPTGGIIYGYEGVKDAFRTGRGKIRVRGRARIEENKEGRTQIIISEVPYQIQPKMIITRAAELVNEKKLEGISEIRDESDRDGLRVVFDLKRDAIPNVVLNNLYQHTPLQTSFGVNNIALVNGRPQMLNLKDMIHHFVEFRHEVVTRRTKFELKKAEERLHILEGYLIALDALDEVIKLIRSSKNPEEAKEGLITSFGMSEIQAKAVLALTLQRLTGLEIDKIRAEHKEVSDLIAHLKNILEHEHLRFEIIKEEMNEIKKKYGDERRSEIVLYGDNISYEDMIAEEDMVVTISRLGYVKRTSLDEYKKQNRGGKGSVGGKTRDEDFIEHLFIASTHNYLLLFTEQGKCYWLKVYEVPEGNKTSKGRPIQNVINIPQDDTIKAFINIEDLKKEEFLDTHHIIMATKRGTVKKTSMREYSRPRSNGVNAITVREGDELVTAALTNGKCEIILGSKKGYAVRFNEDEVRAIGRTGSGVRGITLRGDDDELIGMVCADTTAEVKEDIMVVSENGYGKRSALDDYRITSRGGKGVISLNVTDKTGNMIAIQSVTDDNDLMIINESGLTIRIGLNSLRTMGRNTQGVSLIKLKEDDAIAAVSKIEHEEEEEDAVGENGVDSTDDLNENNSAEQQSKDE from the coding sequence ATGTCAGAAGAATTAGAAGAAGAGAAACGCTCCAGAGTTATTCCCATTAACATTGAAGATGAGATGAAATCCGCCTACATCGACTATTCGATGTCGGTGATTGTCTCCCGTGCATTACCGGATGTAAGAGACGGCTTAAAGCCCGTTCACAGAAGGGTTTTGTTTGGTATGTCCGAACTGGGCATGACCTCCAATAAACCGTATAAAAAATCTGCCCGTATCGTCGGGGAGGTGTTGGGTAAATACCACCCGCACGGCGATAGTTCCGTATACGATACCATGGTCCGTATGGCGCAGGAATGGTCCTTGCGTTACCCCTTAATAGACGGTCAGGGTAACTTTGGCTCCATAGATGGCGATCCGCCGGCAGCTATGCGTTATACAGAAGCAAGATTGAAAAAGATTGCGGAAGATATGCTCGAAGATTTGCATAAGGAAACGGTAGATTTTCAGCTTAATTTTGATGACTCTCTGGAAGAGCCAACAGTGATGCCAACCCGTATCCCGCAATTGCTGGTGAATGGCGCTTCCGGTATCGCTGTAGGTATGGCTACCAATATTCTGCCGCATAATCTGACGGAAGTGATTGATGGCATCAATGCCTATATTGAAAACAGGGATATCACCATCGATGAACTGATGCAATACGTAAAAGCGCCGGATTTCCCTACCGGTGGAATCATCTACGGTTACGAAGGGGTTAAAGACGCCTTCAGGACAGGCCGCGGTAAAATCAGGGTGCGCGGCAGAGCCAGGATTGAAGAAAACAAGGAAGGACGCACGCAGATCATCATTTCAGAAGTTCCGTATCAGATTCAGCCAAAAATGATTATCACCCGTGCCGCGGAATTGGTCAACGAGAAAAAACTGGAAGGCATTTCAGAAATCAGGGATGAATCGGACAGAGATGGTTTGCGTGTGGTGTTTGACCTGAAAAGGGACGCCATTCCAAATGTGGTGCTGAACAACTTATACCAGCATACGCCGCTTCAAACCAGCTTTGGTGTCAATAATATAGCCTTGGTCAATGGCCGTCCGCAAATGCTGAATCTGAAAGATATGATCCATCATTTTGTCGAGTTCCGTCATGAGGTGGTTACCAGAAGGACGAAGTTTGAACTGAAGAAAGCAGAAGAACGTCTGCATATTCTGGAAGGCTACCTGATTGCACTCGATGCATTGGATGAAGTGATAAAGCTGATTCGCAGTTCCAAAAATCCCGAAGAAGCCAAAGAAGGATTGATCACCAGTTTCGGTATGTCAGAAATCCAGGCAAAGGCGGTATTGGCATTGACCTTACAGCGTTTGACGGGCCTGGAGATTGACAAAATTAGGGCAGAACATAAAGAGGTTTCCGATTTGATTGCCCATTTGAAAAATATACTGGAACATGAACATCTCCGCTTTGAAATCATAAAAGAAGAGATGAATGAAATCAAGAAGAAGTATGGCGACGAGCGGCGTTCTGAAATAGTCTTATACGGCGATAATATTTCCTACGAGGATATGATTGCGGAGGAGGATATGGTGGTCACTATTTCCCGTTTGGGTTATGTGAAACGTACTTCACTGGATGAATATAAAAAGCAGAACAGAGGCGGTAAAGGTTCGGTTGGCGGTAAAACGCGCGATGAAGATTTTATTGAGCATTTGTTTATTGCATCCACCCACAATTATTTATTGCTGTTCACAGAACAGGGTAAATGTTATTGGTTGAAAGTGTATGAAGTGCCGGAAGGCAACAAAACATCCAAAGGCAGACCGATTCAGAACGTCATCAATATCCCGCAGGATGATACGATTAAGGCATTCATCAATATTGAAGATCTGAAGAAAGAGGAATTCCTGGATACACATCATATCATTATGGCGACCAAACGCGGTACCGTCAAGAAAACATCCATGCGTGAATATTCCCGTCCTCGTTCCAACGGTGTGAATGCAATTACCGTCAGGGAAGGGGATGAACTGGTAACGGCCGCGCTGACCAACGGCAAGTGTGAGATAATCTTAGGGTCTAAAAAAGGGTATGCCGTCCGTTTCAATGAAGATGAAGTGCGCGCTATCGGCAGAACAGGTTCCGGTGTTCGCGGCATCACCTTGCGCGGCGATGACGATGAACTGATTGGCATGGTTTGTGCTGATACCACTGCTGAAGTGAAAGAAGATATCATGGTCGTTTCTGAGAATGGATATGGTAAACGTTCTGCATTGGATGATTACCGTATCACATCCCGTGGCGGAAAAGGGGTTATTTCCCTGAATGTTACGGATAAGACCGGCAATATGATTGCCATTCAGTCTGTAACGGATGATAATGACTTAATGATTATCAACGAGTCCGGCCTGACGATACGCATAGGATTGAATTCGCTGCGTACGATGGGAAGAAATACACAAGGGGTGAGCCTTATAAAGCTGAAAGAGGATGATGCTATCGCGGCGGTTTCAAAAATCGAACATGAAGAGGAGGAAGAGGATGCTGTTGGTGAAAACGGAGTGGATTCGACCGATGATTTAAATGAAAATAATTCTGCTGAACAACAATCAAAAGATGAATAA
- a CDS encoding NAD(P)/FAD-dependent oxidoreductase, with protein MNRTKTFVIIGGGAAGFFAAVTAAENNPDLDILILEQGNEVLGKVKISGGGRCNVTHACFDVRELSRFYPRGSKELTGPFYRFNCEHTIQWFESRGVSLKTEEDGRIFPITDNSQTIVDCLLEQAKKSGIRIIRQAKVTTIVYNGQFTVKTIQHEYKADFLLLASGGSSLIWNLMPGMGHTIVSPVPSLFSFNTKNTLFKDLSGVSVPHTQLTIKDTPFSAEGILLITHTGISGPGILKLSAFAARVLAEKNYRFTLLINWINCSKQEAITAINTIKSEHAKKEVRNYSPFQLASRFWRNCLKTIQIDEHKQWANLSKNELQGIADFITAFEIPVSGKSTNKDEFVTAGGISLKEVDFKTMESKIIPHLYFAGEVLDIDAVTGGFNFQAAWTTGYIAGTAIGENSKNQIQ; from the coding sequence ATGAACAGGACTAAAACATTCGTTATCATTGGCGGAGGGGCAGCCGGATTTTTTGCTGCCGTAACGGCAGCAGAAAACAATCCGGATTTAGACATTCTAATTCTCGAACAGGGTAATGAGGTATTGGGCAAGGTAAAAATTTCCGGCGGCGGACGGTGCAATGTCACCCATGCCTGTTTTGATGTCCGGGAGTTGTCCAGATTTTATCCCAGAGGCAGCAAGGAACTGACGGGACCATTTTATCGGTTCAACTGTGAACATACCATTCAGTGGTTTGAAAGCAGAGGGGTAAGCCTGAAGACGGAAGAAGACGGAAGGATATTTCCAATCACCGACAACTCACAAACTATCGTGGACTGCCTGCTGGAACAGGCCAAAAAATCAGGCATACGTATTATCCGGCAGGCTAAGGTAACAACCATTGTATACAACGGCCAATTTACCGTTAAAACCATTCAGCACGAATACAAGGCAGATTTTCTGTTATTGGCGAGCGGAGGCAGTTCACTTATCTGGAACCTAATGCCCGGCATGGGACATACCATCGTTTCGCCGGTACCCAGTTTATTTTCATTCAACACCAAAAACACTTTATTTAAAGATCTGTCGGGTGTCTCTGTTCCACATACACAACTCACTATTAAAGATACTCCATTTTCAGCGGAAGGGATTTTACTCATCACCCACACAGGCATCAGCGGGCCGGGCATCTTAAAACTTTCCGCTTTCGCCGCAAGGGTCTTAGCTGAAAAAAATTACAGGTTCACATTACTCATCAATTGGATTAATTGTTCCAAACAGGAAGCAATAACAGCAATCAATACCATTAAGTCTGAACACGCCAAAAAGGAAGTACGGAACTATTCTCCATTTCAGTTGGCCAGCCGCTTTTGGAGAAATTGTTTAAAAACCATCCAAATAGACGAACACAAGCAATGGGCCAACCTTTCCAAGAATGAACTGCAAGGCATTGCAGATTTCATAACCGCCTTTGAAATTCCCGTTTCAGGAAAAAGCACGAACAAAGATGAATTTGTTACAGCCGGGGGTATCTCCCTGAAAGAAGTGGACTTTAAGACAATGGAAAGCAAGATTATACCTCATCTATATTTTGCAGGTGAAGTGCTGGATATCGATGCGGTGACAGGTGGTTTTAATTTTCAGGCTGCATGGACAACCGGTTACATTGCCGGAACAGCAATTGGAGAGAATTCTAAGAATCAAATCCAGTAA
- a CDS encoding DUF4199 domain-containing protein, protein MSDDTLDKQIPDRSPLNIKSTAIRFGIIGGMGCVLVSVGLFLADLQFENWARWIGTLVLILAVIFGIKAIAAENERKSKPFGSLFGAGMLITLIIALISILYFFLYLNFIETDFAGKVLEVSRQQMMEKGLNEDQIDKALEMTRKFTSPWIMAVFALIANLFFGTIGSLIGAAIFKEDK, encoded by the coding sequence ATGAGCGATGATACATTAGACAAACAAATACCCGACAGAAGTCCGTTAAACATAAAAAGCACAGCCATTAGATTCGGTATCATCGGCGGGATGGGATGTGTCCTTGTGTCAGTCGGATTGTTTTTAGCCGATCTGCAGTTTGAGAATTGGGCACGATGGATAGGCACCCTTGTTCTTATCCTGGCTGTAATATTTGGCATTAAGGCCATTGCGGCTGAAAATGAACGGAAATCAAAACCGTTCGGCAGTTTGTTTGGCGCCGGTATGCTGATCACTCTTATCATAGCCCTCATTTCCATCCTTTACTTTTTTCTGTACCTGAATTTTATAGAAACGGATTTTGCCGGAAAGGTATTGGAAGTTTCGCGTCAGCAAATGATGGAAAAGGGCTTAAATGAAGACCAGATAGACAAGGCACTGGAAATGACCAGAAAATTCACTTCTCCCTGGATTATGGCTGTATTTGCACTGATTGCCAACTTATTTTTTGGAACAATAGGTTCTTTAATCGGTGCAGCGATTTTTAAAGAGGATAAATAA
- a CDS encoding fibronectin type III domain-containing protein — protein MKKLLSGCLMVWSLFLAAQKDKTAMLMLKESPDGVYILLGNQRISQTDIMGDNIAGAIIYRAVGNEDFKEIGKLKPAASPAEFKSILGGNALITIAEWKKLKNEAEAWDYVLAHPKLNDYGLLAMNIKLGVAMGAYFLDKEVAAMKVSDVKYQVRYIKKDGKMAEPIETSIRLGLPASIPAPNFLSKTELDSFTVVKWYLPARTASDAVFANVFRSIGNSNKYELAGKIFANINQPKADSVLFKWEEKIKKGYSYNYFIQPTTMALLPGANSDTVNVVGADFSALQQISHLKAKDTAQGIFLSWTALPNSTIYSGLVIERSSQSVGPFVVVDTIPSVAGSYLDTKIRSNQSYFYRVYAVTIRGVKLPPSDNATGTHSQNNIPPDAPRNLTITGSAKGRLLKWNKNIEADVAGYYIFRSSTTESPELISLLVKDTAFLDTATLYGRNTYYYEVKAYNHNNISGENSNRVSYQPENKELPRTPTGIKGYAEVQRATISWDDVMLLDKFITGYNVYRKEGKAGFSKEDNTNADLSKAGFRKMNTQPLSVSTYTDVTASAGAYCVTATDVFGNESFATDAILLSPLTATFMPPSNVTARKVSKGIEVDWDKSQQTGVKQYIIFRRAANEAQALKIGTVDASKEFFTDTTVKAGVTYYYSVVISGDNAASDKSLEAGVAY, from the coding sequence ATGAAAAAGTTATTGTCAGGTTGCTTAATGGTGTGGTCTTTATTTCTTGCGGCTCAAAAGGATAAGACGGCCATGCTGATGCTGAAAGAGAGCCCGGATGGCGTGTATATACTATTGGGAAATCAACGGATTTCCCAAACGGATATCATGGGCGACAATATTGCCGGTGCCATCATTTACAGAGCTGTCGGAAATGAAGATTTTAAGGAAATCGGGAAGCTGAAACCGGCGGCCTCGCCTGCTGAATTCAAATCCATACTGGGTGGCAATGCACTGATAACGATTGCAGAATGGAAAAAATTAAAAAATGAAGCGGAAGCATGGGATTACGTTCTGGCGCATCCGAAATTGAACGACTATGGATTGCTAGCCATGAATATAAAACTCGGCGTTGCGATGGGAGCCTATTTCTTAGACAAAGAAGTGGCAGCTATGAAGGTTTCGGATGTAAAATATCAGGTGAGGTATATTAAAAAGGATGGTAAGATGGCAGAGCCGATAGAAACATCCATCAGGCTGGGACTTCCTGCATCAATTCCGGCGCCGAATTTTCTGTCAAAGACAGAGTTGGATTCATTTACAGTCGTGAAATGGTACCTGCCTGCCAGAACCGCTTCAGATGCCGTTTTTGCCAATGTTTTCCGCAGTATTGGTAATTCCAATAAATATGAATTAGCGGGTAAAATCTTTGCCAATATCAACCAGCCTAAAGCGGATTCCGTCCTCTTTAAATGGGAAGAGAAAATTAAGAAAGGATATTCCTATAATTATTTCATTCAGCCGACCACCATGGCCTTGCTTCCCGGAGCAAATTCCGATACGGTGAATGTGGTGGGTGCTGATTTTTCCGCTTTGCAGCAAATCAGCCATCTGAAAGCGAAGGACACTGCACAGGGGATATTTTTATCCTGGACGGCATTGCCAAATTCAACCATCTATTCCGGGCTGGTGATAGAAAGAAGCAGCCAGTCGGTAGGGCCATTTGTGGTGGTGGATACGATACCTTCTGTTGCCGGCAGTTATTTGGATACCAAAATCAGATCCAATCAATCCTATTTTTACCGCGTCTATGCAGTTACAATCAGAGGTGTGAAACTTCCACCATCCGACAATGCAACCGGTACACATAGCCAAAACAATATCCCGCCGGATGCGCCAAGAAACCTGACCATTACCGGCTCGGCAAAAGGCAGATTGCTCAAATGGAATAAAAATATAGAAGCGGATGTAGCGGGGTATTATATCTTCCGTTCGTCCACAACTGAAAGCCCGGAACTAATATCTTTATTGGTGAAAGATACTGCATTTTTAGATACTGCTACTTTATACGGCAGGAATACGTATTACTACGAAGTAAAGGCATACAATCATAATAACATCAGCGGCGAAAATTCCAACAGAGTTTCTTATCAACCGGAAAATAAAGAGTTGCCGCGAACACCTACGGGAATCAAAGGGTATGCGGAGGTGCAGCGCGCTACCATCAGCTGGGATGATGTGATGCTGCTGGATAAATTTATTACCGGGTATAATGTGTACAGAAAAGAAGGAAAGGCCGGATTCTCCAAAGAAGACAATACGAATGCAGATTTATCCAAAGCCGGATTTCGAAAAATGAATACACAGCCTCTGTCTGTATCTACATATACTGATGTTACTGCTTCCGCCGGTGCTTACTGTGTCACGGCTACAGATGTTTTCGGGAATGAGAGTTTTGCAACGGATGCTATCCTGCTCTCGCCTTTAACGGCAACTTTCATGCCTCCTTCCAACGTTACGGCCCGCAAGGTTTCAAAAGGCATTGAAGTGGATTGGGATAAATCTCAGCAAACGGGTGTGAAGCAGTACATCATCTTCAGGCGGGCGGCGAATGAGGCGCAGGCATTAAAAATCGGCACGGTGGATGCATCTAAAGAATTTTTTACAGATACCACCGTGAAAGCAGGTGTTACGTATTATTATTCTGTCGTAATCAGCGGTGATAATGCAGCGAGTGACAAAAGTCTGGAAGCAGGTGTAGCTTATTAG
- a CDS encoding class I SAM-dependent methyltransferase, with the protein MNTIHTIYPSNWKDYELIDSGDFEKLERFGEYMTIRPEPQAVWNKNLSASEWIKMAHVKFTPVSSSSGKWDYLKKMPENWVINYPLNDTFISFNLALTKFKHVGVFPEQSVNWDFIYGKVNQQIEKVLIKVLNLFAYTGGASLAAKAAGAETYHVDSIKQVVSWANRNMEISGLKDIRWVVEDAVKFVKRELKRGKTYQGIILDPPAYGHGTDGEKWKLEDQINEMIADVLNLLDKEHHFFILNTYSLGFSSLILENLLKDNLKKAGLDSIQPEYGEIYIPSSTNQKLPLGVYARF; encoded by the coding sequence ATGAATACCATTCACACCATTTACCCGTCCAACTGGAAAGATTATGAGCTGATTGATTCGGGTGACTTTGAGAAGCTGGAACGATTCGGGGAATACATGACCATCCGGCCGGAACCGCAAGCGGTCTGGAACAAAAATCTATCTGCTTCAGAATGGATTAAAATGGCACACGTGAAATTCACCCCTGTTTCCTCGTCTTCCGGCAAATGGGATTATTTAAAAAAAATGCCTGAAAACTGGGTTATCAACTATCCTCTAAACGACACCTTTATTTCCTTTAATCTGGCCCTCACCAAATTCAAACATGTCGGTGTGTTTCCGGAACAAAGTGTGAACTGGGATTTCATCTACGGCAAAGTGAATCAGCAAATTGAAAAGGTGCTCATCAAGGTCTTGAATTTATTCGCCTATACGGGAGGTGCCAGCCTGGCGGCAAAAGCGGCCGGTGCTGAAACTTATCACGTTGATTCCATAAAACAGGTGGTAAGCTGGGCAAACCGTAACATGGAAATATCAGGATTGAAAGATATCCGCTGGGTAGTGGAAGATGCCGTAAAATTTGTAAAACGGGAATTGAAAAGAGGCAAAACCTATCAGGGTATAATCCTCGATCCGCCGGCATACGGGCACGGGACCGACGGTGAAAAATGGAAACTGGAAGATCAGATCAACGAGATGATTGCAGATGTGCTGAACCTGCTGGATAAGGAACATCATTTCTTCATTCTGAACACCTACTCGCTGGGTTTTTCTTCTCTCATCCTAGAGAACCTCCTGAAAGACAATTTAAAGAAAGCTGGATTAGACAGCATTCAACCGGAATATGGTGAAATCTACATTCCATCCTCTACGAATCAAAAACTGCCATTAGGTGTTTATGCACGATTTTAA